In Topomyia yanbarensis strain Yona2022 chromosome 2, ASM3024719v1, whole genome shotgun sequence, one DNA window encodes the following:
- the LOC131684129 gene encoding uridine 5'-monophosphate synthase: protein MDQTKLKELGIKLFEINAFKFGDFKMKVGINSPVYFDLRVIVSYPDVMNTLSELLTEFIKLIEVDTGAHLCGVPYTALPIATLISIKANKPMLIRRKEVKTYGTKKMIEGKFNAGDKCLIIEDVVTSGSSILDTVNDLRAEGLAVTDAIVVVDREQGGARNTEEDGVKMHSLFTLSYLLNVLREAGLIEESTVQSVAKYIKGAQIRSDGSFVENGGKVINELSRVGMTFEARADLAKCSLSKELMKLISIKKSTLCLAADLTSSEEILKLVEKVGPYICLLKTHVDIVEDFNDNFVKSLQSLAKKHNFIIMEDRKFADIGNTVALQYASGLYKISSWADLVTVHAIPGQGILKGLKAALNDPTQQRGVFLLAEMSSQGSLATSQYSAATMKMATETDVDFVAGIVCQSADLVTFPGLLQLTPGVKIEEGVDGLGQKYDSPEHVVKEKGADVCVVGRGILNAKNQADTAKLYRDRLWAAYCERVGISE, encoded by the exons ATGGATCAGACCAAACTAAAGGAACTCGGAATTAAACTGTTTGAAATCAATGCATTCAAATTTGGCGATTTTAAGATGAAAGTCGGAATCAATTCACCGGTTTATTTCGACCTTCGGGTTATTGTCAGCTATCCGGATGTGATG AACACCCTTTCCGAGTTGCTAACCGAGTTTATCAAACTAATTGAGGTCGATACGGGTGCCCATCTGTGCGGTGTACCGTACACAGCCCTCCCCATTGCGACACTCATTTCGATCAAGGCCAATAAACCCATGCTGATTCGGCGTAAAGAAGTTAAAACGTATGGCACCAAAAAGATGATCGAGGGGAAGTTTAACGCTGGCGACAAGTGTCTAATTATCGAGGACGTGGTGACCTCTGGTTCCAGTATTTTGGATACAGTGAATGATTTACGAGCGGAGG GTCTCGCGGTGACCGATGCCATCGTGGTGGTGGACCGCGAACAGGGCGGAGCCCGTAATACCGAGGAAGACGGAGTCAAAATGCACTCGCTATTCACCCTGTCCTATCTGTTGAACGTTCTGCGAGAAGCCGGTCTTATTGAAGAAAGCACGGTGCAGTCGGTTGCCAAATACATAAAAGGGGCTCAGATTCGGAGCGACGGATCGTTCGTGGAGAACGGTGGCAAAGTGATTAACGAGCTGAGCCGTGTGGGTATGACTTTCGAGGCACGTGCTGATTTGGCCAAATGTTCGCTCAGTaaagaattgatgaaactgATTTCAATTAAGAAGAGTACACTGTGCCTGGCGGCCGATCTCACCAGCTCGGAGGAAATTCTGAAGTTGGTAGAGAAAGTCGGACCTTATATTTGCCTTCTAAAGACCCACGTGGACATAGTGGAAGATTTTAACGACAACTTTGTGAAATCTCTTCAATCACTAGCCAAGAAgcacaattttattataatggAAGATCGTAAGTTCGCTGACATCGGTAATACAGTAGCGCTTCAGTATGCCAGCGGACTGTacaaaatttcaagttgggcTGACCTTGTCACAGTTCATGCCATTCCCGGGCAGGGTATTTTAAAGGGTCTGAAAGCAGCGCTGAATGACCCTACACAACAGAGAGGTGTCTTTCTTTTAGCAGAAATGAGCTCTCAGGGCAGTTTGGCTACATCGCAATACAGCGCTGCTACGATGAAAATGGCAACGGAAACTGACGTTGATTTTGTGGCCGGTATTGTTTGTCAAAGTGCGGATCTGGTAACTTTCCCGGGACTATTGCAATTGACGCCGGGCGTCAAAATTGAGGAGGGGGTTGATGGACTAGGGCAAAAGTACGATAGTCCCGAGCACGTGGTCAAGGAAAAAGGAGCGGATGTCTGCGTTGTTGGAAGA
- the LOC131681399 gene encoding rRNA methyltransferase 2, mitochondrial, translating to MLIRRLHSSIQSFGKIVPSNLKGKKKSSQEWLTRQLNDPYVERAKIMNYRCRSAFKLLEIDQKYSLIKPGFTVVDCGAAPGSWSQVAVKHSNADGSKQGMPKGMVIGIDLLQIYPIEHATLFGNMDFTKPENQDKIRAQLGERRIDCILSDMAPNATGVRYLDQENIITLCYSVLRFAILMSSPNASLLMKVWDNAEVSVLEKNIQKYYTHVKRIKPSASRSDSAENFLLARGFVGIER from the exons ATGTTAATCAGGAGATTGCACTCATCCATTCAATCATTTGGAAAAATAGTGCCAAGCAATCTAAAGGGAAAGAAAAAAAGCTCCCAAGAATGGCTTACTCGTCAGCTGAACGATCCCTATGTAGAACGAGCCAAAATAATGAATTACAG ATGCCGTAGTGCCTTTAAATTATTAGAAATAGATCAGAAGTATTCTCTCATAAAACCAGGTTTCACTGTTGTCGATTGCGGCGCAGCCCCAGGATCATGGTCGCAAGTGGCTGTGAAACACTCGAATGCTGATGGAAGTAAACAAGGGATGCCAAAGGGAATGGTTATCGGGATTGATCTGTTACAGATATATCCCATTGAG caTGCCACACTATTTGGAAACATGGATTTCACGAAACCTGAGAATCAAGATAAAATTCGTGCTCAGCTGGGGGAACGACGCATCGATTGCATACTCTCGGATATGGCGCCGAATGCAACAGGAGTACGCTACCTGGATCAAGAAAATATCATAACCCTGTGCTACTCGGTGCTCCGGTTTGCAATTCTTATGTCGTCGCCGAATGCGTCGCTATTGATGAAGGTTTGGGACAACGCTGAGGTATCTGTACTGGAGAAAAACATCCAAAAGTACTACACGCATGTCAAACGAATAAAGCCAAGTGCCAGTCGGAGCGATTCAGCTGAGAATTTTCTGCTGGCCCGGGGTTTTGTGGGTATTGAACGGTAG